In Bacteroidota bacterium, the sequence CGTACGAACGGCTTGTTTTTACGACCACCGCTTTCTACGATGATGAGAACAAACCGATCCTCGAAAATCTCAACGTGGTTACTTTCGAAGAGCATGGCGGGGGAACGAAGATGACCGTTCACGTGACCGTGCTTCATGCGACGCCCGAAGCAGAAGCGCCGCTCGCAGGAATGAAAGAAGGATGGAGCTCGAGTCTGGACAAACTTGCCGAACTTCTTACGGCTGCAAAAAAATAACATTGTGTGGAGGATTGACGTGTCCTTTCAAGCATACATAGACAACATTAAGGCAAAGACAGGGAAAACTCCAAAAGAGTTCATTTCACTCGCGGAGAAGAAAGGATTTCTCAAACCGGGCGTGAAGGCGGGAGAAATTGTCAAATGGCTCAAGGAAGATTTCGAGCTCGGACACGGGCATGCAATGGCGATCGTCCTTGTCCTGCGCCAGGAAACAACACCACCGTTGAGCGTCGACGAAAAGATTGCCGGGCATTTCAGCGGCAGCAGATCGGAGTGACGCCCGGTATTTGATTCATTCATGAAAAAAGTCGGAACGTTCGGGAACGACATTCGGATCTCTCCTACCGATACCTACCTTAGCCTTGTGAGAAACGGGAAAAAATTTGCCGTCCTTCAGATCACCAGCAACCGGATTGATATCGGCATCAAGTTGAAGGGACCATCTCCCCCGGGCAGGTTCGGATCTGCCCGCGGCTGGAACGCCATGGTCACCCATCGCGTCCGC encodes:
- a CDS encoding DUF4287 domain-containing protein; its protein translation is MSFQAYIDNIKAKTGKTPKEFISLAEKKGFLKPGVKAGEIVKWLKEDFELGHGHAMAIVLVLRQETTPPLSVDEKIAGHFSGSRSE